The stretch of DNA CAAAATATTAGGAAGAAAGACCATTGAACTCATGTCCACCAATCATCTTCAGCCAGAGGTACTGCCGTACTATAAATTGGGATTATCTGAAGGGATATGGTTATGGATTGGGTGTCAGAGTCATGATGAATCCGCCTTTAGGAGGCAGTAACAGTTCAATCGGAGAATTCGGATGGTGTGGTATGGCAGGTACGTGGGTATTGATTGACCCAAAGGAAAAGCTATCTGCCGTGTATATGCAGCAGATGATGCCTAACTTTGAGGCTTACCATCAGCCCCGGCTTCGCTCGGTTATTTATAGTTCGCTCTAAGAATACGCTTAGATGCCCAATAGATTAATGGAGGTATTCAGGTGGCTGATTATTCGTTTGTAAAAGACAAAGTCGCAGTTGTAACAGGCGCTGGGAGTGGAATCGGACAAGCGATTTCAATGGGTCTAGCGAAAGTGGGAGCAATCGTGATTCTAGTGGGACGCTCGGCTGAAAAGCTAATAAAAACAGCTGAACTTATTGAAGAACTCAAGGGTAAATCTGTGGTAGTGTGTGCAGATGTAAATAGCATTGAAAGTGTAGAACAGATGGCTTCAACGGTTTTAAAAAAGTTTGGTGTTCCCTCTATTCTTATTAACGCTGCGGGGATTCATGGGGAGATAAGGACGATAAAGGAAAGCGATCCGCAACTGTGGATGGATACGCTGATGATTAATACTGCTGGGCCATATCTTGTTTGCCGTGCTTTTATGAACGAAATGATTGAGCTGGGCTGGGGCAGAATTGTGAATGTGAGTTCCGCCGCTTCTCTTGTAAAACCTAACGGCGTCAACAGTGCCTATGCGACAAGCAAAGCTGCCTTAAATCATTTTACCAGGCAGCTTGCATCAGAACTGGAAGGAACAGAGATTACGGCAAATGTCATTCATCCTGGTGAAGTAAAAACGCAAATGTGGGCAAATATTAAGTTTGATGCTGAAAAATCAGGAAATCCGGTTATGACACGGTGGGCTGATATGGTTGGACAATCAGGCGGCGATTCTCCCGAGAAAGCAGTCGAGGTCATCCTCGATTTATTAACGCCAGAATCAAATGAAATAAATGGGAAATTTTTATGGATAAAGGATGGCAAAAAAAAGCCAATTCCTAGTTGGGATTAAGAGGAATAACTATACATTTTTCCTGCAGCTCGCCAAAGTTTTTTCTTATGTATATATCAAAAAAGCATTGATTCCCAATTTAAATTGCTTTTTCTAATGTTTAAGAAGAATAGAACCGAAGAAAAAAGACATCCTTTTTTAATAGGATGTCTTCACTTAGTATTTTGTTTGGTTTGAACATTCTGCTTTGAAATCAGGTAAATCATCAAAAGCTTGTGGGATGATAATACCGTCTTCCTTCCTTTGCTTTTGCTTTGTTCTGCCATAAAAAAGCCTCCATCGCTTCATTGGTGATTCCCAATATAGCAAGGAGGCTCCACAGTCTTTTGATAGTACCCTCAACAGTCTAGTTGCAAAACACTTCTACTAACCAAATATTTACATACGTTCGAAAACGTTGGTGTCATAATACTTTTGGCGGGACTGTGTGGGAATCGAACCCACCAGACCTGGCACGCAAGTCTCAAGCAGTTTTGAAGACTGTGTATGGGACCAGTGGTCAAATCAGATTCAAATTCCCCCGTAATATCAAGGGGTCTCGGCAGTCTCTTGAAAGTTTTTTAGACCGTTTTCCCTAACCTCTACAGCCTCCATTCTAGAATAAATATTTACTTAAGACAATTTAAAATATTATCCAATAAGTTGTAAAGCCGAACCCAAGATCCTAAAAAGCATTTTTAGATTTAGCCCTGTTGATGTAGTTAAAATGTATTATCTTTACAGGTGCAGGCTGTTCTAGTTTGCCTACAAGATAGTCCAGATAAAGATATTCAAAATGTGCAAGCAAAATAAAGCGGCTGCTATTCCAGCCATTAATCACTTAGACGCATTTCTTTGCCCTCCTTTATTCGTTCTATCGATTCAAACGTTTACAATATTTATTTCTTTGGTTTGTGATAATTTAATATTCTAACTATTATTTTTATTCAAAAATTATTCTATAATACTTTTCATTACAAAAATTCAAAGTCAGAGATGTAAAGAATGAAAGTTTTAGAGAAAGTAAGCCAATTCGCCGGCAGTACCTTTGCCGTTTGGGTGCTATTATTTGCAGCCCTTTCGTTTTTTTGGCCATCCGCGTTTACGTGGATAGCACCACATATTTCCCTCCTAATAGGGATCATTATGTTTGGAATGGGAATATCATTGTCTGCAGGAGATTTTAAAGAAGTTTTCAGACGTCCAAAGGATGTGGCGATTGGAGTTATTGGTCAATTTTTAATCATGCCTACTCTTGCTTTTTTACTTGCAAAAGGATTGCAATTACCTCCTGAAATAGCTGTAGGAGTCATTTTAGTAGGTTGCTGTCCGGGAGGGACTTCATCTAATGTTATGACTTTCTTGGCGAAAGTTGATGTTCCTCTAAGTGTAACCATTACCTCAGTGACAACACTACTCGCACCTGTGGTAACACCAGCACTTATTTTATTACTTGCAAGCGAATGGATTCCAGTAGAACCAGGTAGCCTATTTGTTTCCATTGTAAAAATTGTGATTATACCTATCGTCCTAGGGCTTATCATTAAGAAATTATTTAATCGTCAAGCACAGGCAAGTGTAAAGGTCCTTCCACTTGGATCCATTATAGGAATTGTTTCGATTGTAACCGCAGTAGTATCTGTTAACCAACAAAATATTGCTAAAACAGGGTTAATCATCTTTGCTGTTGTTATTCTCCATAATGTCCTTGGCTATTTACTGGGCTATTTCTTTGGAAAGTTATTCAAGATGGATTTATCGAAGAAAAAAGCAGTTGCAATTGAAGTTGGAATGCAAAACTCGGGGTTAGGTGCTGCCATTACTTCAGCACATTTCTCACCATTATCTGCTGTACCAAGTGCTATTTTTAGTGTTTGGCATAATATATCTGGTCCAATATTAGCGACCCTATTTAATCGAATGGGTAACAATAAGCCGCTCGATGCGGAATCAAAAAATTCACAATTAACAAACTAGATAACCACACCTTCATTGTTGGAAATCAACGACCA from Neobacillus sp. CF12 encodes:
- a CDS encoding SDR family oxidoreductase, which translates into the protein MADYSFVKDKVAVVTGAGSGIGQAISMGLAKVGAIVILVGRSAEKLIKTAELIEELKGKSVVVCADVNSIESVEQMASTVLKKFGVPSILINAAGIHGEIRTIKESDPQLWMDTLMINTAGPYLVCRAFMNEMIELGWGRIVNVSSAASLVKPNGVNSAYATSKAALNHFTRQLASELEGTEITANVIHPGEVKTQMWANIKFDAEKSGNPVMTRWADMVGQSGGDSPEKAVEVILDLLTPESNEINGKFLWIKDGKKKPIPSWD
- a CDS encoding bile acid:sodium symporter family protein, which produces MKVLEKVSQFAGSTFAVWVLLFAALSFFWPSAFTWIAPHISLLIGIIMFGMGISLSAGDFKEVFRRPKDVAIGVIGQFLIMPTLAFLLAKGLQLPPEIAVGVILVGCCPGGTSSNVMTFLAKVDVPLSVTITSVTTLLAPVVTPALILLLASEWIPVEPGSLFVSIVKIVIIPIVLGLIIKKLFNRQAQASVKVLPLGSIIGIVSIVTAVVSVNQQNIAKTGLIIFAVVILHNVLGYLLGYFFGKLFKMDLSKKKAVAIEVGMQNSGLGAAITSAHFSPLSAVPSAIFSVWHNISGPILATLFNRMGNNKPLDAESKNSQLTN